In the genome of Delphinus delphis chromosome 15, mDelDel1.2, whole genome shotgun sequence, one region contains:
- the LOC132437796 gene encoding uncharacterized protein, which yields MKNSKWIRKNWLLVAGIFFTGIHLGTYFIQRAAKQSVKSQPELKQKSLNNELK from the coding sequence atgaaaaatagcaaATGGATCAGAAAGAACTGGCTTCTTGTAGCTGGGATTTTCTTCACAGGCATCCATCTCGGAACATATTTTATACAGAGAGCTGCAAAACAATCTGTAAAGTCTCAGCCTGAACTCAAACAAAAGAGTTTGAATAatgaactaaaataa
- the LOC138414269 gene encoding uncharacterized protein has protein sequence MSFQKFWRDYKVLIVMVPLVGLIHLGWHRIKSSPVFQIPNKDDLPEPGRVAVTSPEKNYLPGK, from the coding sequence ATGAGCTTTCAGAAATTCTGGAGAGACTACAAAGTTCTGATTGTTATGGTACCTCTAGTTGGGCTCATACATTTGGGGTGGCACAGGATCAAAAGCAGCCCTGTCTTCCAAATTCCTAATAAGGATGACCTTCCTGAGCCAGGCAGAGTGGCAGTCACAAGTCCTGAGAAGAACTACCTCCCAGGGAAATAG